The Pseudomonas sp. LFM046 region GTGCCCATGTTGTGGCTGGCCGGGTAGGACGGCAGGCGGATGACTTCCGTGGCGCCGACCGCCTCGTAGCACTTGCGGGTCTGCTCCACGCCGTGGTCACGCATGGCGTTGTCGAAGGGATGGTCGTCCTTGTGCACCACCGGAATCGGCAGGCCGTACTGATCTTTCTCGGTGCCGTGGAGGGTGATGCGGTTGCTCTCCATGGGCAGGTCCTCGCCGCACAGCCAGACGCCGGACATGTGGTCGTAGCGCTCCATCTTCGCTGTGAAGGCACGGCCCCAGCCCTGCGGGGTCGGGTCGAGGAAGGCGGACATGAACGGCAGGCCGAGAGAGAGGATTTCCAGCCGGTAACCGCCTACGAATCCGCGCGAGGTGTTGTTGTAGGACTCGTCCGAAATGATCCCGGCGCAGGTGGTCCCCCTGTACATGTGAACCGGCTTGGGAAGAACCGCATAGATCCCAGCGGTGGTGTGGCACATGTAGTTGCGCCCCACCTGGCCAGAGGAGTTGGCCAGGCCATCCTTGAACATCGAGGATTCCGAGTTGAGCAGCAGGCGCGGCGACTCGATGGAGTTGCCGGCCACGCACACCACTCTGGCCTTCTGCCGTTGTTGGCGGCCCTGGGCATCGGCGTAGACAACTCCGGTGACCCGGCCGCGGGCGTCATGCTCGATACGCAGCGCCATGCTCTGCGGGCGCACCTCGCAGTTGCCGGTGGCCTCAGCGCGGGGGATGTCGGTGTAGAGAGTCGACCACTTGGCACCGATGCGGCAGCCCTGCATGCAGAAGCCGATCTGCATGCAACCCGGCCGGCTGTCGTACGGCTGGGTGTTGATCGCCATCGGTCCGGACTGGATTTCCTTGTAGCCGATGCGCTGAGCCCCGGCGGCCAGCACCTTGAAGGAGTTGTGCCACTGGTGGTACGGCATCCCGGTGCTCGGACCGGTCACCCCCATGTGCTTCTCGGCCTTGACGTACCAGGGCTCCAGCTCCTCATAGCTGATCGGCCAGTCCAGCATGTTGGCGCCCTTGATTTCGCCATTCTCGGTGCGCATGCGGAATTCGAAATCGCGAAAGCGCAGGGCGACGCCGGCCCAGTGCACCGAACTGCCGCCGACCGCCTTGACGATCCAGGCCGGCAGATTCGGATGGTTGCGCGCCACGTCCCAACCGCCGGTGGCGATACGTTTGTCGAGCCAGGAAATCTTGTTGAACATGGCCCACTCATCGTTCTCGATGTCGGACATCTCGTAACGTTTGCCAGCTTCCAGTACCACGGTACGGATACCTTGCCGGGCCAGGGCGTGGGCCAGTGTGCCGCCGCCGGCACCCGAACCGATGATGACGACGACGTCGCTGTCGTCCTGGGAGAATTTCGCTGCCATGGGGTTAACCCTCATTGTTGGAATGGATGGAGCCGCGAAGGGAGTGGCCGCTCAGAGCCAGTCGAGGTCGTTGAAGCCACGCGCGATGTAACCGCCCTTCTCCACCGACGAGCCCTCGTAGCCGAACAGAGGGAACAGGGTCTTGTTGTCGTAGAGGCCGAACATCAGCGCGCTGCGGGTTTCACGGAAGAAGGGGGTGGTTTCGATCTCGCGCAACAGCGCAACGCGGTCGTCTTCGCTGGCGATGTCCTCGAAGGCTCGGTCATGCACGGCTCGGGCCCGGGCCTGTAACGCGTTGATGCCTTCACGAACCAGGTCCGGTTTCTTGCCAACCAGCTCGAACAGCGACTTGGCGTATGGCGCATCGCCGAGGCGGTCGTGGGGATAGATGTCGCGACCCATGCGCAGCAGGCCGGCGGGCAGTTGGGGCAGCACGTCGTCGGCGAGGACTTTGACCGGGATGAGCTGGCCGGCGACGACGGTGGCGCCGATGATCAGCGCGGACTGGCCCGATAGGCTGAGGAAGCGTCGGCGGCTCAGAGGGCCGCTCAGAGAAGAAGAGTCATGCATGGCAGAGCTCCAGGCTATTGCCGGCACGCCTGCAAGGTGGGAACAGGTGTGGCGACGTTGTTGTTATTCGTCCGGGTGCCTTTTCGGCCCCTCGATAGCCATGGAGCAGCTTGTGTGCCAACGCAGGGTTTTATCCCTAACCATCTGTTTTTATGAGTATTTATCCAAATAGCCAGACGTCTTTGAGGCAGGATCTGTAAAGCGACGGCTTTACACCTGTAAGCATCCTTCCAATCGGTTTACAGCCGCATGGAAGTCAGTTTGGTGTCATGGATGCTTTCCCTGACCCACGAGAAGAACCCGTAAAAAAGGGGCCCGCGGGCCCCAAGAGAACGGACCGTCCAGACCGTTCAGAACACCTGCATCAGGCGTATGTTCAACCTGTGCTCTTCGCGAAAGCCGTTTTCCACCGCGAAATCCCGCCCGTAGGTAGCTGCGAGCTGAGTCTTCGGCAGGAAAAACCAGGAGAAGCCAAGGTTCCACTTGCCGGTCTCCTGGCGGTCATCCAGTTGGAGGTCATCGACGCGGCTAGCGCCGCCGTCGAGCCACGACAGGCCGGCGCGCACGTCCGCCTGGGGGGTCAACTGGTAGCGCAGGAAGCCCTGGTACTGGTAGCTGGGTTTCTGCCGCTGGGTCCAGCGGCCACTGCCGTAATGGTTGTTGCGCCCGTAAAACATGACATCGGCGGCCAGGTCCAGAGAGAGGTTGTCGGTCAGCCCGGTAACGTAGGCGGCCTGCAAGTTCAGCTTCCAGCGGTTCTCGCCGAGGTTGAGATCGTCATCGGCGTCGTACTCGCCCAAGGGGAGGAATAGATAGGGAGTGATGCCCAAGTAGCGGCGGCGCTCCGGTTCATTGATCAGCCAGAGAGGCATGGCCAGGATCGGATCGGCCAGGCCACTGGAGTCACCCAAGCCCTGGCGCCCGTCCAGGCGCCCGAATGGCAGCAGCACTTGAGGCGCCACGCGAAAGCCTCCGATGTCGGAATAGTGGACCAGGCGCAATATCCCGATCTCCGAGTCCAGCCCCGGCGCGTCGGGTAGGCTGTGCCCCGCGCGGTACAGCCGATCACGCTCGGCCCCTTGCAGGTAGAGCAGACCCAATGTGGTGCCGGCAGGTGCAGCCACATAGTCACCGGCATCGAGATCCAACGCCCTGGCCGGCCACGTTGCAGAGAGTCCGCTGGCAAGCAGCACGAGGCCCCACGCAGCGGCCCAGGTTCGGTTGTCGAGTGACGAGGGACCAGTCACGCTGGTCCGTTGCAGGTAAGGCAGCATCGAGCATCCTCGTTTCTTGTTGTAGTACCCCGGTGGGGGCCGAGGTAGCGCGGCGCAGAATGCGTGCCAAACCGTTGGATGATCCTTCAAGGCTATGAATCAAAAGGTTTTCTCAGCCACGAGAAGAAAGCCCGATGATCTCCTTCGCGTGTTCGGGGTATTACAGGTGTAAGAAAGATGCGTCTGACCTCGACTAACAGGCAGGTGACGCCGGAGGGCTAAACTCGTAAGGTGATTGCGCCGGTGCCAGGCAGCTCTCTGTGCAACCGGTCAACAAGAACAAGATCGTCACGGATCTCGGGGCCTCACCCTCGAGTCCGGGAGGCCGCATGAGCATCATTTCGACCCCCAGCCTGCATATCGACACCGTGCTGTCCTACGCCAGTGACGGTGCCGGGCACGAATCCATCATCACCCGCTCCTGGAAACGCTGTATCCAGGATTACGGCCTGGATCCGGCAAAGCCAGCGCCTCCGCGTTTCGTCCCGCGTCAGGTATTGCGAGAACACCAGGACCATGCAGACGAGCTGATCAATGTGGCGCGGGCCGGTGT contains the following coding sequences:
- a CDS encoding GMC family oxidoreductase is translated as MAAKFSQDDSDVVVIIGSGAGGGTLAHALARQGIRTVVLEAGKRYEMSDIENDEWAMFNKISWLDKRIATGGWDVARNHPNLPAWIVKAVGGSSVHWAGVALRFRDFEFRMRTENGEIKGANMLDWPISYEELEPWYVKAEKHMGVTGPSTGMPYHQWHNSFKVLAAGAQRIGYKEIQSGPMAINTQPYDSRPGCMQIGFCMQGCRIGAKWSTLYTDIPRAEATGNCEVRPQSMALRIEHDARGRVTGVVYADAQGRQQRQKARVVCVAGNSIESPRLLLNSESSMFKDGLANSSGQVGRNYMCHTTAGIYAVLPKPVHMYRGTTCAGIISDESYNNTSRGFVGGYRLEILSLGLPFMSAFLDPTPQGWGRAFTAKMERYDHMSGVWLCGEDLPMESNRITLHGTEKDQYGLPIPVVHKDDHPFDNAMRDHGVEQTRKCYEAVGATEVIRLPSYPASHNMGTNRMSAKAADGVVNKWGQSHDIPNLFVSDGSQFTTSGGQNPTLTIVALALRQAEHIGSLINQRAL
- a CDS encoding transcriptional initiation protein Tat; translated protein: MHDSSSLSGPLSRRRFLSLSGQSALIIGATVVAGQLIPVKVLADDVLPQLPAGLLRMGRDIYPHDRLGDAPYAKSLFELVGKKPDLVREGINALQARARAVHDRAFEDIASEDDRVALLREIETTPFFRETRSALMFGLYDNKTLFPLFGYEGSSVEKGGYIARGFNDLDWL
- a CDS encoding transporter is translated as MLPYLQRTSVTGPSSLDNRTWAAAWGLVLLASGLSATWPARALDLDAGDYVAAPAGTTLGLLYLQGAERDRLYRAGHSLPDAPGLDSEIGILRLVHYSDIGGFRVAPQVLLPFGRLDGRQGLGDSSGLADPILAMPLWLINEPERRRYLGITPYLFLPLGEYDADDDLNLGENRWKLNLQAAYVTGLTDNLSLDLAADVMFYGRNNHYGSGRWTQRQKPSYQYQGFLRYQLTPQADVRAGLSWLDGGASRVDDLQLDDRQETGKWNLGFSWFFLPKTQLAATYGRDFAVENGFREEHRLNIRLMQVF